One segment of Pleomorphomonas sp. PLEO DNA contains the following:
- a CDS encoding serine hydrolase: MSLRNLVSKVLHRVAAPAVIAVIAAGVSTAAIAAKEFPSQVVPSKYSAIVVDTATGKVLYEVSPDTHRYPASLTKMMTLYVMFEELERGRFKLSTPLRVSALAQRQTPTKLGLRAGETISVEDAIKGLITRSANDAAAVIAENVAGSVPAFADRMTRTARAIGMTNTRFRNANGLPDPGQFTSARDMMKLGVALQVRFPQYYPLFSIQSYNFRGRTIGTHNNLLGRVNGVDGIKTGYVNASGFNLVTSVKRDGRKIVAVVMGGKTAAQRDAHMVQLINAYLPKASRARGYDDQLVADAMNAPKVAAASAAAPAEPARLIAASTLPPHPAPMPRPMTADADNVDPDPALVTASVAPAAPMPPTAPAAAEPEEVAEAPAPVSASIAPSPEPVSLATATLPASLANAHLPSSAAEAFADIGPAPQNDPLADLVSRADVHARRAAAKSVQVASAAPANVMSDAVQAPRETPASVAARQSGWYIQIGAVGSKAAAMDLLDKAKSAAPQLAAASPYAETAGKGVVRARFGGFENEKAANRACQALKKNDFACFTIRL; encoded by the coding sequence TTGAGTTTGCGTAATCTGGTTTCCAAGGTCCTACACCGAGTGGCGGCTCCCGCCGTCATCGCCGTCATCGCGGCGGGCGTATCCACAGCCGCGATCGCGGCCAAGGAGTTTCCCAGTCAGGTCGTTCCTTCGAAATATTCGGCGATTGTCGTCGATACAGCGACCGGTAAGGTCCTGTACGAGGTCAGTCCCGACACTCACCGCTACCCTGCCTCGCTCACCAAGATGATGACGCTCTACGTCATGTTCGAAGAGCTCGAGAGGGGGCGTTTCAAGCTCTCGACACCGCTCCGCGTCTCCGCCCTCGCACAACGGCAGACGCCGACCAAGCTCGGGTTGCGCGCCGGCGAGACGATTTCCGTCGAAGACGCTATCAAGGGTCTGATCACCCGCTCGGCAAATGATGCCGCCGCCGTCATCGCCGAAAATGTCGCCGGTTCGGTCCCGGCTTTCGCCGATCGCATGACGCGGACCGCCCGCGCCATCGGCATGACCAACACCCGTTTTCGCAACGCCAACGGTCTACCCGATCCCGGGCAGTTCACGTCAGCGCGGGACATGATGAAGCTTGGGGTGGCACTGCAGGTCCGCTTCCCGCAATATTACCCGCTGTTCTCGATCCAGTCCTACAATTTCCGCGGACGGACAATCGGCACTCACAACAACCTGCTTGGCCGCGTCAACGGCGTCGACGGCATCAAGACCGGTTATGTCAACGCCTCCGGCTTCAACCTCGTCACCTCCGTCAAGCGCGACGGCCGCAAGATCGTCGCCGTCGTCATGGGCGGCAAGACCGCCGCCCAGCGCGACGCCCATATGGTGCAGTTGATCAATGCTTACCTGCCCAAGGCCTCTCGCGCTCGCGGCTATGACGATCAACTCGTGGCCGACGCGATGAACGCACCGAAGGTCGCGGCCGCCAGCGCGGCGGCGCCAGCCGAGCCGGCCCGCCTCATCGCAGCGTCGACGCTGCCGCCGCATCCCGCGCCGATGCCGCGCCCCATGACGGCCGACGCGGATAACGTCGATCCCGACCCTGCCCTCGTGACCGCCTCGGTCGCTCCGGCAGCGCCCATGCCGCCGACCGCTCCGGCCGCTGCCGAACCCGAAGAGGTTGCCGAAGCTCCTGCGCCGGTATCTGCCTCAATCGCCCCCTCCCCCGAGCCGGTCAGCCTAGCGACGGCCACTCTGCCGGCCAGCCTCGCCAACGCTCACCTGCCTTCCTCCGCCGCGGAAGCCTTCGCCGATATCGGTCCGGCTCCCCAGAACGATCCGTTGGCAGACCTCGTTAGCCGCGCCGATGTCCACGCGCGCCGCGCGGCTGCGAAGTCGGTCCAGGTGGCGTCGGCCGCCCCGGCCAACGTCATGAGCGACGCCGTTCAGGCACCGCGTGAGACACCGGCCTCGGTCGCCGCTCGCCAGAGCGGTTGGTACATTCAGATTGGCGCGGTTGGTTCGAAGGCCGCTGCCATGGATCTTCTGGACAAGGCGAAATCAGCCGCTCCCCAGCTCGCCGCCGCCAGCCCCTACGCCGAAACGGCCGGCAAGGGTGTGGTGCGGGCGCGCTTTGGTGGTTTTGAGAATGAGAAGGCCGCAAATCGGGCCTGCCAGGCCCTGAAGAAAAACGACTTCGCCTGTTTCACAATCAGGCTCTGA